The Naumovozyma dairenensis CBS 421 chromosome 1, complete genome genome includes a region encoding these proteins:
- the FUS1 gene encoding Fus1p (similar to Saccharomyces cerevisiae FUS1 (YCL027W); ancestral locus Anc_1.48), with amino-acid sequence MASTPHFTTLIPASSTLITQLSVLSRISSTPTSNNIASATQILLPKLAGDAAHEGKQTSGRTIGLSIGLPVGIFCLGLLLFLCYFYLKKKIILDSNAPISPDMDFHNDKNSYYHERNEQFSSNNWFTNLIYSNGKVAKSRNPYLNSKDEELGNYHHQYSDRIHQDDIDWQLGCSMNSKIQYKISAPMPKPEHILTPKKTVTTSQLMRNSLKEKYENISTSNDNDDTINTLLYSKPPNIFHLGSGLSNPSPSSTTTKNHGSTSNKKTKKQWKYESPLSSWFLRNSTYFKELNPSSTSGKIPCSTNSSHSNSSSFPFHLENSIKTRFNDSIKSPAVQLKKLKILSRTTKNNNNTNTTTTTTTTPAILRSNTLLHHHSYFAEEIFPQKELNESSPILEKFRDSILYPNDNSNLNTTPSTLGPSSTLNNESVQRPSSAVYGTIGPQFLDKNDDSCMKIPLNDHSNHNVPVKIDSHIDPGKNKKKRKKRRQSKLRKHIEYVSNFKPLPNVPSSSSSSDDYGMKLNAIYKVIQRYDAKLADEINITIGEYVKVLASHSDGWCLVEKCDVDGNETYIDNNDNEDKVEMAADALYSPDHYLNDNRGIVPGDCLIDI; translated from the coding sequence ATGGCAAGTACACCTCATTTCACTACATTGATCCCAGCATCGTCAACGCTAATAACACAATTATCAGTATTATCTAGAATATCATCAACACCtacttcaaataatatcgCTAGTGCTACGCAGATTCTACTACCAAAACTGGCAGGAGATGCAGCTCACGAAGGGAAACAAACGTCGGGGAGAACAATAGGTCTTTCCATTGGACTACCAGTGGGAATCTTCTGTCTTGGTTTATTGTTGTTCCTatgttatttttatttgaagaaaaaaattatcttaGATTCTAATGCTCCAATATCTCCTGATATGGATTTCCATAACGATAAGAATTCATATTATCATGAAAGGAATGAACAATTCTCTTCAAACAATTGGTTTactaatttaatatattcaaacGGAAAGGTTGCCAAGAGTAGAAATCCATATTTAAACTCGAAAGATGAGGAACTAGgaaattatcatcatcaatataGTGACCGCATCCATcaagatgatattgattGGCAACTAGGCTgttcaatgaattcaaaaatacaGTACAAAATATCAGCACCAATGCCAAAACCAGAACATATTCTAACACCCAAAAAGACCGTTACCACATCGCAATTGATGagaaattctttaaaggaaaaatatgaaaatatctCTACTTCCAATGACAATGATGACACGATAAATACATTGCTTTATTCCAAGCCTCCTAATATATTCCATTTGGGATCTGGTCTCTCAAATccatcaccatcatcaaCTACCACTAAGAACCATGGAAGCACGTCTAATAAGAAAACTAAGAAACAATGGAAGTATGAGTCCCCTTTATCTAGTTGGTTTTTAAGAAATTCTACGtattttaaagaattaaatcCTTCATCAACATCAGGGAAAATTCCATGTTCTACCAATTCATCTCATTCAAATTCGTCTTCATTCCCATTCCATCTTGAAAATAGCATCAAAACTCgatttaatgattcaatAAAATCACCAGCAGTCCAACtaaaaaaactaaaaatcCTATCACGTACCACCaagaacaataataataccaatacaACTACAACCACAACCACAACTCCAGCGATACTCAGATCAAATACATTACTACATCATCATTCATATTTTGCAGAAGAAATATTCCCacaaaaagaattgaatgaatcaTCCCCAATCTTAGAAAAATTCCGAGACTCCATATTATACCCAAACGATAATAGTAATCTTAACACCACACCATCGACATTAGGACCGTCATCAacattaaataatgaatcagTACAACGACCAAGCTCAGCCGTCTATGGGACCATTGGACCTCAATTCCTAGATAAGAATGATGATTCGTGCATGAAAATACCACTCAATGACCATAGTAACCATAACGTCCCAGTAAAGATTGATTCACATATTGATCCagggaaaaataaaaagaaaaggaaaaaaagaagacaaaGTAAATTACGTAAACATATCGAATACGTAAGTAATTTTAAACCATTACCTAACGTGccctcttcctcttcttcgTCGGATGATTATGGCATGAAATTGAATGCAATTTATAAAGTTATCCAACGATATGACGCGAAATTGgctgatgaaattaatattacCATTGGTGAATATGTGAAAGTGTTGGCTAGTCATTCTGATGGTTGGTGTCTTGTTGAGAAATGTGATGTGGATGGTAATGAAACGTATATAgataataacgataatgaGGACAAAGTTGAAATGGCTGCCGATGCTTTATATTCACCTGaccattatttgaatgataatAGAGGGATTGTCCCAGGAGATTGCTTAATTGATATTTAA
- the NDAI0A00490 gene encoding nitroreductase family protein (similar to Saccharomyces cerevisiae HBN1 (YCL026C-B)) — MSALTPYLKTIASRRTIYALKPELPAGVSIKDIQDTIQAVIKNTPTAFNSQGNRAIILTGETHRQVWDAVAKAIDNEDGKKRPLSVRDEAYGSVIFFTDDKVTEKLQADFPAWSAAFPQFGDHSSGAAQISSWTALETLGLGAHLQHYNGYVKAALPGKIPESWSVHSQLCFGAPGAPAGEKSFAVNKVELFN; from the coding sequence atgTCTGCCTTAACTCCATACTTAAAAACCATTGCTTCCCGTCGTACTATTTACGCTTTGAAGCCAGAATTACCAGCTGGTGTTTCCATCAAGGACATTCAAGATACTATTCAAGCCGTCATCAAGAACACTCCAACAGCCTTCAATTCTCAAGGTAACCGTGCCATCATCTTAACTGGTGAAACCCACAGACAAGTTTGGGACGCGGTTGCTAAAGCTATTGACAACGAAGATGGTAAGAAAAGACCACTTTCAGTCAGAGATGAAGCTTACGGTTCAGTAATTTTCTTCACCGATGACAAAGTGACCGAAAAATTACAAGCTGATTTCCCAGCTTGGTCTGCTGCTTTCCCACAATTCGGTGACCATTCTTCTGGTGCTGCTCAAATTTCCAGTTGGACTGCTTTAGAAACCTTAGGATTAGGTGCTCATTTACAACATTACAATGGGTACGTTAAGGCCGCTTTACCTGGTAAAATTCCTGAATCTTGGTCAGTTCATTCTCAATTATGTTTCGGTGCTCCAGGTGCACCAGCTGGTGAAAAATCATTTGCAGTCAATAAAGTTGAATTATTCAACTAA
- the NDAI0A00500 gene encoding uncharacterized protein (similar to Saccharomyces cerevisiae FRM2 (YCL026C-A); ancestral locus Anc_1.49), producing the protein MAVTLPANTQVYLNAIAARRTLYELKPELPADVTLENIQQVVQSIIKNTPTALNSQENRAIILIGDAHKKVWDHVVKAIPGENGKKRPTSARDEAYGCVIFFTEQNTVKKFQQDYPAAASAFPVAASHTTGAVQINSWTALETLGLGCHLQHYNDAVREALNNYKIPESWTVNSQLSFGIPIKSAGPKLFIENPVTIFK; encoded by the coding sequence ATGGCCGTCACTCTTCCAGCTAACACTCAAGTTTACTTAAACGCTATCGCTGCCCGTCGTACTCTTTACGAACTAAAACCAGAATTACCAGCTGATGTCACTTTAGAAAACATACAACAAGTTGTTCAATCCATCATCAAGAACACTCCAACTGCTTTGAACTCTCAAGAAAACCGTGCTATCATCTTAATTGGTGACGCTCACAAGAAAGTTTGGGATCACGTTGTGAAAGCCATTCCAGGTGAAAACGGTAAGAAGAGACCAACTTCTGCTAGAGATGAAGCTTACGGTTGTGTCATTTTCTTTACTGAACAAAACACCGTCAAGAAATTCCAACAAGATTATCCAGCTGCTGCTTCTGCTTTCCCAGTTGCTGCATCTCATACCACTGGTGCTGTTCAAATCAACTCTTGGACCGCTTTGGAAACTTTAGGTTTAGGTTGTCATTTACAACATTATAACGATGCTGTTAGAGAAgctttaaataattataagaTCCCAGAATCTTGGACAGTTAACTCTCAATTATCTTTCGGTATCCCAATAAAATCTGCTGGTCCAAAGCTATTCATCGAAAACCCAGTtaccattttcaaataa
- the NDAI0A00510 gene encoding uncharacterized protein (similar to Saccharomyces cerevisiae YCR043C; ancestral locus Anc_1.74) produces the protein MIPPPVDPILLREHAYQETGDLGLVLNKNKFTGRGGYKPILNYGLGYFNYDMSLKDEVYSKSYCSMLKGHIQQHFLIYFILFLISSTFWIAFFFFEFHFLRRITKGSFKNINKKNKLRLDDDEESRIHYDDKQDQDYDYHHFKI, from the coding sequence atgaTTCCTCCTCCAGTAGATCCAATCTTATTACGTGAACATGCATACCAAGAAACTGGAGATCTAGGTCTCGTCctcaataaaaataaattcacAGGGAGAGGTGGTTATAAACCCATATTAAATTATGGTCTCGGTTATTTCAACTACGACATGTCATTAAAGGATGAAGTATACTCCAAATCTTATTGTTCGATGTTGAAGGGACATATACAGCaacattttttaatatatttcattttgtttttgatttcttCCACTTTTTGGATcgcattttttttcttcgaaTTCCATTTTTTGAGAAGAATAACGAAGGGAAGTttcaagaatattaataagaaaaataaacttcgtttggatgatgatgaagaatcaaGAATTCATTATGATGACAAACAAGATCAAGATTATgattatcatcatttcaaaatataa
- the PER1 gene encoding Per1p (similar to Saccharomyces cerevisiae PER1 (YCR044C); ancestral locus Anc_1.72), with product MQILSFIQVWLVSVWILTSNYVAGSPGDNLNEFIDCCYACEFKRSCPYSQIHWIDPEKNQFRDTQFTKTPFVLEKLFLWDCISDCDYQCQHVITKMRIEKNEEIYQFHGKWPFVRYFSTQEFFSTIFSIANFVPHYYGFQKLNHRITSIQKSRGQLATLAILKNYIYVSIAGMFAWIASTIFHWRDLIITEKLDYFFAGLTVLAGFHAILARMVRLDQYSKWHQYFSICVLLIFSGHILRLYIDWSYTYNMRFNIFFGLLQYILLLSLAVQNYSYLKSRRIKSRSFYNLPYSRQFFKLCFIPTILVLSTAMAMSLEIFDFFSYTFQIDAHAIWHFCTIWPSLILYDFFLSDFDLVISEVTE from the coding sequence ATGCAAATTTTATCCTTTATCCAAGTTTGGTTAGTATCTGTATGGATCCTAACTTCCAATTACGTGGCTGGTTCACCAGGtgataatttaaatgaatttataGATTGCTGTTACGCTTGTGAATTCAAAAGATCCTGCCCTTATTCACAAATACATTGGATAGATCCTGAGAAGAACCAATTTAGGGACACGCAGTTCACAAAAACACCATTCGTTTTGGAAAAGTTATTCTTATGGGATTGTATATCAGATTGTGACTACCAATGCCAACATGTTATTACCAAGAtgagaattgaaaaaaatgaggAAATATATCAATTCCATGGCAAATGGCCATTTGTAAGATACTTTAGCACACAAGAGTTTTTCTCCACTATATTCAGTATAGCTAATTTTGTACCACATTATTATGGtttccaaaaattaaatcacAGAATTACTTCCATTCAAAAATCAAGAGGTCAGTTAGCGACTTTGGCtatcttgaaaaattatatttacGTGTCCATTGCAGGTATGTTTGCCTGGATCGCTAGTACGATATTTCATTGGAGAGATCTAATTATTACCGAAAAATTAGATTATTTCTTTGCTGGTCTTACAGTCTTGGCAGGGTTCCATGCAATTTTAGCTAGAATGGTAAGATTAGATCAATACTCTAAATGGCATCAATATTTCTCAATTTGTGTTttgttaatattttccGGTCATATCTTAAGACTTTACATCGATTGGTCATATACTTATAATATGAggttcaatatttttttcggattattacaatatatcttattattatcgttgGCCGTCCAAAACTATAGCTACCtaaaatcaagaagaataaaatCTAGATCATTTTATAACTTACCATACTCGAGACAATTCTTCAAGTTATGTTTTATCCCGACGATTTTAGTCTTATCCACTGCAATGGCAATGTCGttagaaatatttgattttttcagtTATACTTTCCAAATCGATGCACATGCTATATGGCATTTCTGTACTATATGGCCATCTTTAATATTGTACGATTTCTTCTTAAGTGATTTCGATCTAGTTATCTCTGAAGTCACTGAATAA
- the SPC25 gene encoding kinetochore-associated Ndc80 complex subunit SPC25 (similar to Saccharomyces cerevisiae SPC25 (YER018C); ancestral locus Anc_1.71), whose amino-acid sequence MNQQRTEPLDQLDQFNQLKEKMNSFMKNIHEIMNAKSVDMITTVENFKTEMKELNHEQKTLLTRLNKLRKEEEGLEIEIQTFKTDTDEARTKFQTYQIRRVQLQSQRDSILKESKELETMLHEKELRIKEYKDKLQRQRQRDNPEVKLYEALLGMEIDASQNGTLTFRFTRFDDRDLDKSCQLTLDVAGEEFKILHSNPELDADTDKQELETLLNSSNNLPLFLVAIRDKLLSVSAA is encoded by the coding sequence ATGAATCAACAGCGAACTGAACCATTGGATCAACTAGATCAATTCAACcaattgaaagagaaaatgaaTAGCTTTATGAAGAATATCCATGAAATCATGAATGCAAAGAGTGTCGACATGATAACCACAGTTGAAAACTTCAAGACAgaaatgaaagaattgaaCCATGAACAGAAAACTTTATTGACCAGGTTAAACAAATTACGaaaagaggaagaaggtTTAGAGATTGAGATTCAAACTTTCAAGACCGATACAGATGAGGCAAGGACCAAATTCCAAACGTATCAAATAAGAAGGGTTCAATTACAATCTCAGAGAGACTcgattttgaaagaatctAAAGAATTGGAGACTATGTTACATGAAAAGGAACTTAGAATCAAAGAATACAAAGACAAATTACAAAGACAGCGTCAACGCGATAACCCAGAAGTTAAGCTTTATGAAGCATTACTGGGGATGGAGATAGATGCGTCTCAAAACGGCACTCTGACGTTCAGGTTCACCCGTTTTGATGATAGAGACTTGGATAAGAGTTGTCAATTGACATTAGATGTGGCAGGAGAGGAATTTAAGATTTTACATAGTAACCCTGAATTAGATGCTGATACCGACAAGCAAGAATTAGAGACGTTATTAAACTCTAGTAATAATTTACCGCTATTTTTAGTGGCCATCAGAGACAAACTGTTGTCAGTATCTGCTGCTTAA
- the ISC1 gene encoding inositol phosphosphingolipid phospholipase (similar to Saccharomyces cerevisiae ISC1 (YER019W); ancestral locus Anc_1.70), with translation MMDNNDEVTAIDETNNIIEGTNGNAGKRTQPSIKFLTLNTWGLKYVSKHRKERLKAIADQIARCSTALSISGITNDSNEDYDIIALQEIWVKEDWEYIVKRCGDLYPYHRIFYSGILTGPGLAILSKIPIKSTFLYRFPINGRPRDVLRGDWYVGKSIAITELEPVNDQTGPLVIMNSHMHAPYALTGDNAYECHRSCQAWDFSKLIKLYKKAGFSVVVVGDLNSRPGSLPHKFLTLETGLVDSWEQLHGKQDLEKISSMDPLQQLEYGCTTCDSFLNTWRSYLGTKKAQRLDYALIDSDGLQTIAAGARFTERIPNIGSFSDHFAYSCTLKLLPRKPIETDLNHRGHQFATSSQDELVDRYTTYQEGLDCLHEYMKKAQRQQYLWGIYFWFALILLFGYLLFGARLSSNVTFLSSIFWGLFIIVIAITGTIAGGISFLFGRGEIRSLLEVEQELLDAERHMEKYLGIDRR, from the coding sequence ATGATGGATAACAATGATGAGGTTACCGCTATtgatgaaacaaataatatcattgaaGGAACTAACGGTAACGCTGGAAAAAGAACTCAACCTTCAATCAAATTTCTCACTTTGAATACATGGGGATTGAAATATGTATCCAAACACAGAAAAGAACGTTTAAAGGCCATAGCAGATCAAATTGCCCGCTGTTCAACTGCATTATCCATCTCTGGTATAACGAATGATTCCAATGAAGATTACGATATCATTGCCTTACAAGAGATTTGGGTTAAAGAAGATTGGGAATACATTGTGAAGAGATGTGGTGACTTATATCCATATCATCGAATTTTTTACTCTGGTATTCTAACTGGACCTGGATTAGCTATATTATCAAAGATTCCAATAAAATCAACTTTCCTTTATAGATTCCCCATCAATGGCCGTCCCAGAGATGTCCTTAGAGGTGATTGGTACGTGGGTAAATCAATTGCTATTACGGAATTGGAACCAGTGAATGATCAGACTGGTCCATTGGTCATTATGAATAGTCATATGCATGCTCCATATGCATTGACTGGTGACAACGCTTACGAATGTCACCGTAGTTGTCAAGCATGGGACTTTAGTAAATTGATTAAACTTTATAAGAAAGCTGGGTTTTCTGTCGTGGTGGTAGgtgatttgaattcaagACCTGGGTCCTTACCtcataaatttttaacaTTGGAGACTGGATTGGTTGATTCTTGGGAACAATTACATGGGAAGCAAGATCTTGAAAAGATATCTTCCATGGACCCATTGCAACAATTGGAATATGGTTGTACTACATGTGATTCATTTTTGAATACTTGGAGAAGTTATTTAGGTACAAAAAAGGCTCAACGATTAGATTATGCCTTAATAGATTCAGACGGATTGCAAACAATAGCTGCAGGAGCCAGATTTACAGAAAGGATTCCCAATATTGGCAGTTTTTCGGATCATTTTGCATATTCATGCACTCTGAAATTGTTACCAAGGAAACCAATCGAGACGGATCTCAACCATAGAGGGCATCAATTTGCTACTTCTTCGCAAGACGAATTGGTTGATAGATATACAACATATCAAGAAGGGCTTGATTGTTTGCATGAATATATGAAAAAGGCTCAGCGCCAACAATATCTTTGGGGCATATATTTTTGGTTTGCACTCATCTTGTTATTTGGATACTTGTTGTTTGGAGCGAGATTAAGTTCTAATGTAACTTTTTTGTCATCTATATTCTGGGGTTTATTTATCATTGTAATCGCCATCACAGGTACTATTGCAGGAGgaatttcctttttatttGGAAGAGGAGAAATTAGAAGCTTACTGGAAGTagaacaagaattattagatgcAGAACGTCACATGGAGAAGTATTTGGGGATTGATAGAAGATAG